The following proteins are encoded in a genomic region of Synechococcus sp. ROS8604:
- a CDS encoding citrate synthase, whose translation MSQTGGSEIRHERTGLVFRPGLEGVPATQSSICDIDGLQGRLSYRGYSLDDLAVHSSFLETTYLLIWGELPTPQQFRDFEHEVQMHRRVSFRVRDMMKCFPANGHPMDALQSSAASLGLFYSRRAIDDPQYIYDAVVRLIAKIPTMVAAFQLIRKGQDPIQPRDDLAYSANFLYMLTEQEPDPLASRIFDRCLILHAEHSLNASTFSARVTASTLTDPYAVVASAVGTLAGPLHGGANEDVLAMLEEIGTPEQADSYLESAVASKRKVMGFGHREYKVKDPRAVILQSLAEELFARFGHDDLYDVAHALETAAAIRLGPKGIYPNVDFYSGLVYRKLGIPRDLFTPVFAISRVAGWLAHWREQLGANRIFRPSQIYTGRSMRHWVPADERVNAAGA comes from the coding sequence GTGAGTCAGACCGGCGGGAGCGAAATCAGGCATGAACGCACGGGGTTGGTGTTTAGACCCGGCCTGGAGGGTGTCCCGGCCACCCAATCTTCGATTTGCGACATTGACGGCCTCCAAGGGCGTCTCTCCTATCGGGGCTACTCCCTCGATGACCTTGCGGTCCACAGCAGTTTCCTGGAGACCACCTATCTGTTGATCTGGGGTGAACTGCCTACACCGCAGCAATTTCGTGATTTTGAGCACGAAGTGCAGATGCATCGCCGCGTCAGCTTTCGGGTGCGCGACATGATGAAGTGCTTCCCCGCCAACGGGCATCCGATGGATGCGCTGCAATCGAGCGCGGCTTCCTTGGGGCTTTTCTATTCCCGCCGGGCCATCGATGATCCGCAATACATCTACGACGCTGTTGTCAGGCTGATTGCCAAGATTCCAACCATGGTGGCGGCCTTCCAGTTGATCCGAAAAGGCCAGGATCCAATCCAGCCCCGCGACGACCTGGCTTACTCCGCCAACTTTCTGTACATGCTCACGGAGCAAGAGCCCGATCCCCTGGCCTCTCGAATCTTTGATCGCTGTTTGATCCTCCACGCTGAGCACAGCCTCAATGCCAGTACGTTCAGCGCCAGGGTGACGGCGAGCACGTTGACCGACCCCTATGCCGTCGTGGCATCGGCGGTCGGAACGCTGGCGGGCCCTCTCCATGGAGGCGCTAACGAAGATGTTCTGGCGATGTTGGAGGAGATTGGTACTCCGGAACAGGCCGACTCCTACCTCGAGTCAGCCGTGGCGAGCAAACGCAAAGTGATGGGTTTTGGGCATCGCGAGTACAAAGTGAAAGATCCGCGTGCCGTGATCCTTCAGTCCTTGGCTGAGGAGTTGTTTGCTCGATTTGGTCACGACGATCTTTATGACGTGGCCCATGCCCTTGAAACGGCTGCCGCGATTCGCCTCGGGCCCAAAGGGATTTATCCCAACGTTGATTTTTATTCAGGGCTTGTGTACAGGAAACTTGGGATTCCAAGAGATCTGTTCACCCCGGTGTTTGCGATTTCCCGGGTGGCCGGGTGGTTGGCACATTGGAGGGAGCAGCTCGGTGCCAATCGAATTTTTCGCCCTTCTCAGATTTATACCGGCAGATCCATGCGTCATTGGGTCCCTGCAGACGAGCGGGTGAATGCCGCGGGCGCTTAA
- the nuoK gene encoding NADH-quinone oxidoreductase subunit NuoK — MLSELLSGSVPLQAYLLLAAVLFCTGVWGLINSRNAVRVLMSIELMLNAVNINLMAFSSYVDGQLIRGQVFSVFVITVAAAEAAVGLAILLSLYRNRVTVDMERFNLLRW; from the coding sequence ATGCTCTCTGAGCTGCTTTCTGGTTCTGTTCCTCTCCAAGCCTATTTGCTTTTGGCAGCAGTCCTGTTTTGTACGGGAGTCTGGGGTCTCATTAACAGCCGAAATGCTGTTCGCGTGTTGATGAGCATTGAGTTGATGCTCAATGCAGTGAACATCAACCTGATGGCCTTTTCTTCCTACGTCGATGGCCAACTGATTCGTGGCCAGGTGTTCTCAGTGTTTGTGATCACCGTTGCCGCCGCTGAGGCTGCCGTCGGTTTGGCGATCTTGTTGTCGCTTTACAGGAACAGAGTCACTGTGGACATGGAGCGCTTCAATCTTTTGCGCTGGTAA
- a CDS encoding methylenetetrahydrofolate reductase produces the protein MRSALQSSLEAGAVTITAEVMPPRGGDPSHALKMARALKGFVHAVNVTDGSRAVMRMSSLAVARLLLDEGIEPVLQMACRDRNRIAIQSDLLGAHALGIRNLLCLTGDPVRAGDQPKARPVNELESVRLLQQVTAFNRGDDPVKGDLADGPTDIFAGAAADPQCASWSGLVRRMERKKAAGARFVQTQMVMDASVLERFCREIAEPMELPVLAGVFLLKSARNAGFINRMVPGACIPDTLITRLEAAADPAVEGIQIAAEQVQRYLGVAQGVHLMAIKAEERIPAILKQAGVSLPG, from the coding sequence TTGCGTTCAGCGCTGCAAAGCAGCCTCGAGGCTGGAGCCGTCACCATTACGGCTGAAGTGATGCCTCCACGAGGTGGAGACCCATCCCATGCTCTCAAGATGGCAAGGGCCCTCAAGGGGTTTGTTCATGCGGTCAATGTCACGGATGGCAGTCGTGCCGTCATGAGGATGAGCAGTCTTGCTGTGGCTCGCCTCCTTCTGGACGAAGGCATCGAGCCCGTGCTGCAGATGGCCTGTCGCGATCGCAATCGCATTGCAATTCAATCGGATCTGTTGGGTGCCCATGCATTGGGGATCCGTAATCTTCTTTGCCTCACCGGGGATCCTGTTCGTGCTGGTGATCAGCCCAAGGCCCGTCCTGTGAATGAACTGGAATCTGTGCGCTTGCTGCAGCAGGTCACGGCCTTCAATCGGGGAGATGATCCGGTGAAGGGTGATCTTGCCGATGGTCCTACCGACATCTTCGCTGGAGCGGCGGCAGATCCCCAATGTGCAAGTTGGTCAGGCTTGGTGCGACGGATGGAGCGAAAAAAAGCCGCAGGAGCGCGTTTTGTTCAGACGCAGATGGTGATGGATGCTTCTGTGTTGGAACGGTTTTGCCGTGAGATCGCAGAGCCCATGGAGCTTCCAGTGCTAGCGGGTGTTTTCTTGTTGAAGTCGGCGCGCAATGCAGGGTTTATCAATCGGATGGTGCCTGGTGCTTGCATTCCCGACACTCTGATCACCCGCTTGGAGGCCGCGGCGGACCCGGCGGTAGAAGGCATTCAAATTGCTGCCGAACAGGTTCAGCGATACCTAGGAGTGGCTCAAGGCGTTCATCTGATGGCGATCAAAGCAGAAGAACGCATTCCAGCGATTTTGAAACAGGCTGGCGTCAGCTTGCCTGGGTGA
- a CDS encoding CYTH domain-containing protein: MALEIERRFLVTHPGWRRVAGPPQALRQGYLSASPDGFTVRMRLRADGKAWLTLKAPAAGIARHEFEYDIPGTDAEELWALASHRVTKTRYSLQQGGGDWVVDCFEGSNSPLILAEVELEAPDSPLTIPDWCGVEITGDPRWSNAALAYQPFATWPKDWIDEYRLQT, encoded by the coding sequence ATGGCCCTGGAGATTGAACGGCGATTCCTGGTGACCCATCCCGGATGGCGTCGTGTGGCAGGTCCCCCCCAAGCGCTGCGACAGGGGTATCTGTCCGCCTCGCCCGATGGATTCACCGTTCGCATGCGGTTGCGCGCTGACGGCAAGGCATGGCTGACATTGAAGGCCCCTGCTGCCGGGATTGCTCGCCATGAATTCGAGTATGACATTCCCGGAACGGATGCGGAAGAGCTTTGGGCACTTGCGTCCCATCGCGTCACGAAAACGCGCTATTCCCTTCAGCAGGGAGGGGGGGATTGGGTCGTTGATTGCTTTGAAGGCAGCAATTCACCGTTAATTCTTGCTGAGGTTGAGCTTGAGGCCCCCGATAGCCCCTTAACGATCCCCGACTGGTGTGGTGTTGAGATCACAGGGGATCCGCGCTGGAGCAATGCAGCACTGGCTTATCAGCCTTTTGCCACCTGGCCTAAGGATTGGATCGACGAATATCGGCTGCAAACCTAA
- a CDS encoding NADH-quinone oxidoreductase subunit J translates to MTIAASTQLICFLALSAVIVLGALGVVLLSNIVYSAFLLGGVFLAVAGLYLLLNASFVAAAQVLVYVGAVNVLILFAIMLVNKKEDLAPIPGLPIRRLLSGGVCVGLFALLTRVVVTTPWAKGPMPIGEDSTVRIGEHLFTDYLLPFELASVLLLMAMIGAIVLARRDVQSVDPVTGEEVDQGLIEKARTPLLTDQPRA, encoded by the coding sequence ATGACGATCGCCGCGTCAACGCAGCTCATTTGTTTTTTGGCTCTGAGTGCCGTCATCGTCCTGGGAGCCCTCGGCGTGGTGCTCTTGAGCAACATCGTCTATTCAGCCTTCCTCCTAGGCGGTGTGTTTTTGGCAGTGGCAGGTCTCTACCTCCTGCTTAACGCCAGTTTTGTCGCGGCGGCCCAGGTCCTGGTGTACGTGGGTGCCGTCAACGTCTTGATCCTGTTCGCGATCATGCTGGTGAACAAAAAGGAGGATCTGGCTCCGATCCCCGGACTCCCCATACGCCGTCTTCTATCCGGTGGTGTGTGTGTAGGCCTGTTTGCACTCTTGACCCGTGTTGTGGTCACCACGCCCTGGGCCAAGGGCCCAATGCCGATTGGGGAGGATTCAACCGTGCGCATCGGTGAACATCTGTTCACCGACTACTTGCTCCCTTTTGAGTTGGCATCTGTTTTATTGTTGATGGCCATGATTGGGGCCATTGTTCTGGCCCGTCGTGACGTTCAATCTGTAGATCCTGTCACTGGCGAAGAGGTTGATCAGGGCCTAATCGAAAAGGCACGCACCCCTCTATTGACCGACCAGCCTCGCGCCTGA
- a CDS encoding rhodanese-like domain-containing protein codes for MTPSSPQSISAKDLHAWLASGSALQLVDVREHSELEIAPFPGQVEHLPLSESNLWLSDLPARLTTSKPIVVICHAGIRSRNFGCWLLEQGPDYEVWNLEGGIHAWSVDVDPSVPRY; via the coding sequence ATGACACCCTCTTCACCCCAATCGATCAGCGCCAAAGACCTTCACGCGTGGCTAGCGAGCGGCAGTGCCCTTCAGCTCGTTGATGTTCGCGAGCACTCCGAACTGGAGATCGCTCCCTTCCCCGGGCAGGTGGAACATCTACCGCTAAGTGAATCAAACCTATGGCTTTCCGATCTGCCCGCAAGGCTGACCACCAGCAAACCCATCGTGGTCATTTGTCACGCCGGGATCCGTAGCCGAAATTTTGGCTGCTGGCTCTTAGAACAAGGACCGGATTATGAGGTATGGAACCTAGAAGGCGGCATTCATGCCTGGAGTGTGGACGTCGACCCGAGCGTTCCCCGTTACTGA
- a CDS encoding NAD(+) kinase, translated as MRLQRVWLIYRADSPLALKEARRCADELETIGVTCVLAMSGLTADPFPGLLASEPRLPDLAVVLGGDGTVLGAARHLAVLDVPILSFNVGGHLGFLTHDPGLLRSEGLWERVLEDRFALERRMMLQAVIQRMGDLHGSEDEETSGADDGLPDDQEIHWALNDLYLKPYHEDLSPTCILEMEIDGEVVDQVRGDGLILASPTGSTGYAMAAGGPILHPGIDAIVVSPICPMSLSSRTVVLPPRSRVVIWPLGDASRQVKLWKDGAAGEVFGPGECCVIQQAAHHALMVQLDQSPSYYRTLSRKLHWAGSLLDSAPSSN; from the coding sequence ATGCGCCTTCAACGGGTCTGGCTGATTTATCGCGCAGATAGCCCACTGGCCCTCAAAGAGGCGCGTCGTTGCGCCGATGAGCTTGAGACGATTGGCGTGACCTGCGTCTTGGCGATGAGTGGCCTGACGGCAGACCCGTTCCCCGGTTTGCTGGCCTCTGAGCCTCGGCTACCGGATTTGGCGGTGGTGCTTGGTGGTGACGGAACCGTGCTCGGTGCCGCCAGACATCTCGCCGTTCTGGATGTCCCGATTCTGAGTTTCAACGTAGGAGGTCATCTTGGCTTTCTCACGCATGATCCCGGTTTGCTTCGGAGTGAAGGGCTCTGGGAGCGCGTGCTGGAAGATCGTTTTGCCTTGGAGCGGCGCATGATGTTGCAGGCGGTGATCCAGCGCATGGGGGATCTGCATGGTTCTGAGGATGAGGAGACCTCTGGAGCAGACGATGGTCTCCCTGACGATCAGGAGATTCACTGGGCACTGAATGACCTCTACCTAAAGCCCTATCACGAGGATTTGTCTCCAACCTGCATTCTTGAAATGGAGATCGATGGAGAGGTTGTGGATCAAGTTCGAGGAGATGGCTTGATTTTGGCCTCGCCTACGGGATCAACGGGTTATGCGATGGCGGCTGGCGGCCCGATCTTGCATCCAGGGATCGATGCGATTGTGGTTAGTCCAATTTGTCCGATGAGTTTGTCAAGTCGCACCGTGGTGCTGCCTCCTCGCTCCAGGGTTGTGATTTGGCCTCTGGGTGATGCCAGTCGTCAGGTGAAACTTTGGAAAGATGGGGCGGCTGGAGAGGTTTTTGGCCCAGGTGAATGCTGCGTGATTCAGCAGGCTGCCCATCATGCGTTGATGGTCCAGCTGGATCAAAGTCCTTCCTATTACCGAACCTTGTCACGCAAACTTCACTGGGCGGGAAGTTTGCTGGATAGTGCTCCCTCCTCAAACTGA
- the hrcA gene encoding heat-inducible transcriptional repressor HrcA, with protein MQPLPRRQQEVLKATVHHYVDTIEPVGSRTLVQRFDLQASAATVRSAMGALEQRGLLTQPHTSAGRVPSPSGYRHYVDCLLPKPGTIAQHLDQELTQLSLRWAALDDLLQNMARRLTDFTGLMSLITHPSQGHPALEAIRLVRSEERLLVMLVKNSSQASHLNLRLPHGSEHQIEAMDQWARRQLDGNGRLNWNALPRELQACGRALRDAIDSHQTLQTTQETKALFHGVSRLVAEPEFSQSSKLRPLLELMDQSPAALTLSASGPGYGVWIGQEHPEQALHHCSVVQATYTSATDGVGHVALVGPMRMAYATALAAVKSAAHHLDYLLN; from the coding sequence GTGCAGCCGCTGCCCCGCCGACAACAGGAGGTGCTCAAGGCCACGGTGCATCACTACGTTGACACGATTGAGCCAGTAGGGAGCAGAACCCTCGTTCAGAGGTTCGATCTGCAAGCCAGTGCTGCCACCGTGCGTTCAGCCATGGGGGCTTTAGAGCAGCGGGGTCTTCTCACCCAACCACATACATCTGCCGGACGGGTTCCAAGCCCCAGTGGATATAGGCATTACGTGGATTGTCTGCTTCCGAAGCCTGGAACCATCGCCCAACATCTTGATCAGGAGTTAACCCAACTGAGCCTTCGATGGGCAGCGCTTGATGATCTGCTCCAAAATATGGCGAGAAGGCTCACCGATTTCACGGGACTGATGAGCCTGATCACGCACCCCAGCCAAGGGCACCCCGCACTGGAAGCGATCCGACTGGTGCGCAGCGAGGAGCGCTTGCTGGTGATGTTGGTGAAGAATTCCAGCCAAGCCAGTCACCTCAATCTTCGGCTGCCCCACGGCAGTGAGCATCAAATCGAAGCGATGGATCAATGGGCGCGTCGGCAGCTCGACGGCAACGGCCGTTTGAATTGGAATGCACTGCCAAGAGAACTGCAGGCCTGCGGCAGAGCCCTCCGCGATGCCATTGACAGCCATCAGACCTTGCAAACCACCCAAGAAACCAAAGCGCTCTTTCATGGCGTGTCTCGGCTCGTCGCCGAGCCCGAATTCAGCCAAAGCTCCAAGCTCAGACCACTCCTTGAATTGATGGATCAGAGTCCTGCAGCCCTAACCCTGTCCGCTTCCGGTCCTGGATATGGCGTCTGGATCGGCCAAGAACATCCCGAACAGGCTTTGCACCACTGCTCAGTGGTCCAGGCCACCTACACAAGCGCCACAGACGGCGTGGGGCATGTGGCGCTTGTGGGGCCAATGCGCATGGCCTACGCCACAGCACTCGCTGCCGTTAAGAGTGCCGCCCATCATCTCGACTATCTCCTGAACTGA
- the nuoH gene encoding NADH-quinone oxidoreductase subunit NuoH yields MSPGLDLEQSFSQALEGFGLSAQAARMLWLPFPMLLVLVAAVVGVLVTVWLERKISAAVQQRVGPEYAGALGVLQPLADGLKLLVKEDIIPDRADSILFTLGPVLVVVPVILSWLIVPFGQNLLISDVGVGIFLWISLSSVQPIGLLMSGYASNNKYSLLGGLRAAAQSISYEIPLALAVLAVVMMSNSLSTVDIVNQQTGAGVLSWNIWRQPVGFLIFWICALAECERLPFDLPEAEEELVAGYQTEYSGMKFALFYLGSYINLVLSALLVSILYLGGWGFPIPVEWLASWLNQPIDAPLVQLITGTVGIVMTVLKAYLLVFIAILLRWTTPRVRIDQLLDLGWKFLLPLALVNLLVTAALKLAFPVAFGG; encoded by the coding sequence GTGAGCCCGGGTCTTGACCTTGAGCAGAGCTTTAGTCAGGCCCTGGAGGGGTTTGGGCTCTCGGCCCAGGCTGCTCGCATGCTCTGGCTTCCCTTCCCGATGTTGCTGGTCCTTGTGGCCGCTGTTGTGGGGGTTCTGGTCACGGTGTGGCTGGAACGAAAGATTTCTGCAGCCGTGCAGCAAAGGGTTGGGCCTGAGTACGCCGGAGCCCTCGGTGTTCTTCAGCCTCTTGCCGATGGGCTCAAGCTGCTCGTCAAGGAAGACATCATTCCTGACCGAGCGGACAGCATTCTTTTCACCCTCGGCCCTGTGCTGGTGGTGGTGCCGGTCATTTTATCTTGGTTGATCGTGCCCTTCGGTCAGAACCTCTTGATCAGCGATGTGGGCGTTGGCATTTTCCTTTGGATCTCGCTGAGCAGCGTTCAGCCCATTGGCCTTCTGATGAGTGGCTACGCCTCAAACAATAAATATTCGTTGTTGGGAGGTCTTCGTGCGGCAGCCCAATCGATCAGTTACGAGATTCCGCTCGCGTTGGCCGTCCTGGCCGTCGTGATGATGAGCAACTCCTTAAGCACCGTCGACATTGTCAATCAACAAACTGGAGCTGGTGTTCTGAGTTGGAACATCTGGCGTCAGCCGGTTGGCTTCCTGATTTTCTGGATCTGTGCGCTTGCGGAATGTGAGCGTCTGCCTTTTGACCTCCCAGAAGCGGAGGAAGAGCTGGTTGCTGGCTATCAGACCGAATACTCAGGGATGAAATTTGCCCTCTTCTACCTGGGCAGTTACATCAATCTGGTTCTCTCTGCTCTCCTTGTTTCCATCCTCTATCTAGGTGGTTGGGGCTTCCCGATCCCCGTTGAATGGTTGGCTTCTTGGTTAAACCAGCCGATTGATGCGCCTTTGGTGCAGTTGATCACAGGCACCGTGGGCATCGTGATGACGGTCTTGAAGGCCTACCTGCTGGTCTTCATCGCGATCCTTTTGCGTTGGACCACTCCACGGGTCAGGATCGATCAGCTGTTGGATCTTGGCTGGAAATTCCTGTTGCCTTTGGCCCTGGTCAACCTCCTGGTCACAGCAGCCCTCAAGCTGGCCTTTCCGGTTGCTTTTGGCGGCTGA
- a CDS encoding DUF3352 domain-containing protein — translation MKARSFLLAVAATVVLLLITALGLWWAMAQQSPLKIVGQPLVLPRAARFVPRNASLSLHLLADPGRMPAYAQAVAPVSRRRQARDSTQQLRDGAFALAGLDFVGELADWIGPQVSLSLFAPVSDAPAGWVLALTSLDQDGAKRFLQRFWQTRSLAGTDLQISRYRGMGVISGRGALLGQDPQPIATALIDDDLLLIASGRGVLEQSLDVSQLDALHQLGDEALMADLQQLGRGAALLTADPVAMAKWLGMPRSIANDDDLVGLVAALEPKGTALDLDAVLRFRQPLGGSGTDGLQSQSLMRSAGGSASALALLSDPAGLLSPHDQDPVAQWLAPVLEESLQTLGAEGASAVVGLDAGPLLWKQGVEGWLLGTSSDQPGLEAVDADLQVKGLVRSALPSDGSALEVWTRLARQRQRGEASLQAQLAVALERESGQDWWGQTLDALTMRQDHSALEPRLDQLRALQDDGAAPLAQQLALATEPSRAQLQKWRLWSLIQSVAGKPLLPAVQELALAAGPDQEEGAGQAGSNRLRLRAQLRFG, via the coding sequence ATGAAGGCGCGTTCCTTCCTTTTAGCTGTCGCTGCAACGGTGGTGTTGCTGCTAATCACCGCATTGGGCCTGTGGTGGGCGATGGCTCAGCAGAGTCCCCTCAAGATTGTCGGGCAACCCCTCGTCTTGCCACGAGCTGCTCGGTTCGTTCCGAGAAATGCGTCCCTGAGTTTGCATTTGCTTGCTGATCCTGGGCGCATGCCCGCCTATGCCCAGGCCGTGGCTCCGGTGTCACGCCGACGCCAAGCGCGGGACAGCACCCAGCAATTGCGGGATGGCGCCTTTGCTCTAGCGGGCTTGGATTTTGTGGGAGAACTCGCGGATTGGATCGGTCCCCAGGTCAGTTTGTCTTTGTTTGCGCCCGTCTCCGATGCTCCTGCGGGTTGGGTGCTCGCTCTCACCAGCCTTGATCAAGACGGGGCCAAGCGTTTCCTGCAACGCTTTTGGCAAACGCGCAGCTTGGCAGGCACCGATCTGCAAATCAGTCGTTACCGGGGAATGGGGGTGATCAGCGGCCGCGGAGCGCTGCTCGGTCAAGACCCACAGCCCATCGCTACAGCCTTGATCGACGATGACCTGCTCTTAATCGCCTCCGGTCGTGGTGTGCTGGAGCAGTCTTTGGATGTGTCTCAACTGGATGCTTTGCACCAGCTTGGAGACGAAGCTCTCATGGCTGATTTGCAGCAGCTTGGTCGGGGTGCGGCGCTGCTAACGGCTGATCCTGTCGCGATGGCGAAGTGGCTTGGAATGCCACGCTCCATTGCTAATGACGACGACCTGGTTGGTCTGGTCGCAGCACTTGAACCTAAAGGGACCGCTCTCGATCTGGATGCTGTCTTGCGTTTTCGTCAGCCGCTTGGAGGTTCAGGGACTGACGGCCTGCAGTCGCAATCCTTGATGCGTTCAGCCGGTGGATCAGCCTCTGCCCTGGCTTTGCTCTCGGATCCTGCAGGGCTCCTAAGTCCTCATGATCAGGACCCCGTCGCTCAATGGTTGGCGCCTGTTCTTGAGGAGTCTCTCCAAACCCTGGGAGCCGAGGGGGCTTCCGCTGTGGTGGGGTTGGATGCGGGCCCCCTGCTTTGGAAGCAGGGTGTAGAGGGATGGCTATTGGGAACATCCAGTGATCAGCCTGGTTTGGAGGCCGTGGATGCGGACCTCCAGGTCAAGGGGCTCGTGCGTTCAGCCCTGCCGTCTGATGGATCGGCCCTTGAGGTATGGACCCGGCTGGCCCGGCAGCGGCAGCGGGGTGAAGCCTCTCTACAGGCCCAGCTTGCGGTGGCCTTGGAGCGTGAATCTGGTCAAGACTGGTGGGGGCAGACCCTGGATGCTCTGACAATGCGTCAGGATCACTCCGCCCTTGAGCCGCGCTTGGATCAACTACGGGCCTTGCAAGACGATGGGGCGGCGCCTCTGGCACAGCAGTTGGCCCTGGCGACGGAGCCCAGCCGCGCTCAGCTCCAAAAGTGGCGGCTCTGGAGTTTGATTCAGTCGGTGGCTGGCAAGCCCCTGCTCCCAGCGGTGCAGGAACTTGCTTTGGCTGCTGGTCCGGACCAAGAGGAAGGCGCTGGTCAAGCAGGCTCTAACCGCTTACGACTCCGCGCCCAGCTGCGATTTGGTTGA
- a CDS encoding histidine phosphatase family protein produces MVDLLLLRHGIAVERHQGVDHPDRGLTPLGVERTFKVCCRLRDLGLIADRSYSSPYRRARETAELAVKSGLASELELARCLEPGGDPWPLVQRLQGSCLLVGHEPDLSQLAAELIGARSDGLRLRKAGLCHLRWDPSHQDPRGIAQLQGLLRPRLLLPGCV; encoded by the coding sequence TTGGTTGACCTGCTGCTGTTGCGTCATGGCATCGCGGTTGAGCGCCACCAAGGCGTGGATCATCCAGATCGTGGTCTGACGCCTTTGGGAGTCGAGCGCACATTCAAGGTGTGCTGCCGTCTGCGCGATCTCGGATTGATCGCCGACCGCTCGTACAGCAGCCCTTATCGGCGAGCGCGTGAAACAGCTGAGCTTGCGGTGAAAAGTGGTTTGGCTTCTGAGCTTGAGCTCGCCCGTTGTCTTGAGCCTGGAGGGGATCCATGGCCCTTGGTTCAGCGCTTGCAAGGCTCGTGTTTGCTTGTGGGTCATGAACCTGATTTGAGCCAGCTGGCTGCGGAGCTGATAGGTGCGCGATCGGATGGCCTGCGCCTGCGCAAGGCTGGGCTCTGCCATCTCCGTTGGGACCCATCCCATCAAGATCCCCGTGGGATAGCGCAGCTGCAGGGGTTACTTAGGCCACGTCTGTTGTTGCCGGGCTGCGTTTAA
- the ndhI gene encoding NAD(P)H-quinone oxidoreductase subunit I — MFGFLKQVGDYTRDAVDAARNLTQGLSVTFDHMKRRPVTVQYPYEKLILSERYRGRIHYEFDKCIACEVCVRVCPINLPVVDWVMNKETKKKELRNYSIDFGVCIFCGNCVEYCPTNCLSMTEEYELAAFDRHSLNYDNVALGRLPTSVTTDPSVQPLRELVYLPAGEVQPHGVSPDRPRAGKLPEQILEELKAAGSRKAAEDGRESSSSASNEEESAG, encoded by the coding sequence ATGTTCGGCTTCCTTAAACAGGTTGGTGATTACACCAGGGATGCAGTGGATGCGGCCCGTAATCTCACGCAAGGTCTGTCGGTCACCTTCGACCACATGAAGCGCCGTCCGGTCACGGTGCAGTATCCCTATGAGAAGCTGATCCTGTCGGAGCGGTATCGAGGACGGATTCATTACGAATTCGACAAGTGCATCGCCTGTGAGGTGTGTGTGCGCGTCTGTCCCATCAATCTTCCCGTGGTGGATTGGGTGATGAACAAGGAGACGAAGAAAAAAGAGCTACGCAATTATTCAATTGATTTTGGGGTTTGTATTTTTTGCGGCAACTGCGTGGAGTACTGCCCCACCAATTGCTTATCGATGACCGAAGAATATGAATTGGCCGCCTTCGATCGCCATAGCCTGAATTACGACAACGTTGCCTTAGGTCGCCTGCCAACCAGTGTGACGACAGATCCATCGGTCCAGCCGTTGCGGGAACTGGTGTATTTGCCCGCTGGGGAAGTTCAGCCCCATGGCGTTTCTCCTGATCGCCCCCGAGCGGGCAAGCTTCCTGAGCAAATCCTTGAGGAGCTCAAGGCCGCTGGATCCAGGAAGGCTGCCGAGGATGGGAGAGAATCATCTTCATCAGCTTCCAACGAGGAGGAGAGCGCAGGATGA
- a CDS encoding helix-turn-helix transcriptional regulator translates to MAIGEEPCSMTVSLSSREIEIIELVAEGLTNQEIAERLTISKRTVDNHVSNVFTKTGSKNRVALLNWAMDHGKICRDGFNCCTLPPDASDAS, encoded by the coding sequence ATGGCCATCGGTGAGGAGCCCTGTTCAATGACTGTTTCCCTCTCCAGCCGTGAAATAGAGATCATCGAACTGGTAGCCGAGGGGCTGACCAATCAAGAGATCGCTGAACGACTGACGATCAGCAAACGTACGGTCGACAATCACGTGAGCAATGTGTTCACAAAAACCGGCTCCAAAAATCGCGTGGCTTTGTTGAACTGGGCAATGGATCACGGAAAAATTTGCCGAGATGGCTTCAATTGCTGCACCCTTCCCCCTGATGCCTCCGACGCGTCCTGA